From Archaeoglobus sulfaticallidus PM70-1:
ATCAATATATTGGCTGCCAGCACGCATGTAAGTACTGTTATGCCAAGTTCATGTGCAGATGGTATAATCACGGAAAGTGGGGATCTTGGGTAGTTGTTAAAGAAAATATGGCAGATCTTGTTAAAAAGCAGGTAGTTAACGGTTCCGTTTATATGAGTAGTGTTAGCGATCCTTACCAGCCAATTGAAAAGGAGTTTAGGTTAACGAGGAATGTTTTGAAAAATATGGATAAAAGAATAAAACTATCTATTCTAACAAAATCCGATTTAGTTTTAAGGGATATAGACTTGTTTAAGAAGTTTAACGATATAGAAGTTGGTCTCACAATTAACAGCTTTGAAGGTGCGATTAAAAAGAAAGTTGAACCGTTTTCTTCGAGTAATAAGAGAAGAATAGAAGCATTTAAAGAACTTCGTGAAAACGGGGTTAGAAATTACGCATTTATTTCTCCGATAATTCCTCATTTGACTGATATAGAACATTTAATAGAAGAAACGAAAAGTTTTACGAATTTTTACTGGTTTGAGTTTCTGAATCTAAAGGCTTCTGGTAAGGAGTTTAGAGAATGGCTAAAGCAAAATTATCCAGAAAGCTATGAAATACTTTCTGATAAAACCAAAGCTGAAAAGTATGTGAAAGAAGTAATAAATGCTATAAAGAAGGCTGAAATTTTTGTTAAAGGTATTTGTGTTCATTATCCAAAGCTTATGGTGGTGAAATAAAATGACAAAGAAAA
This genomic window contains:
- a CDS encoding SPL family radical SAM protein; the protein is MKIVKIKAKKAFAPTKIPGAKWVVNQYIGCQHACKYCYAKFMCRWYNHGKWGSWVVVKENMADLVKKQVVNGSVYMSSVSDPYQPIEKEFRLTRNVLKNMDKRIKLSILTKSDLVLRDIDLFKKFNDIEVGLTINSFEGAIKKKVEPFSSSNKRRIEAFKELRENGVRNYAFISPIIPHLTDIEHLIEETKSFTNFYWFEFLNLKASGKEFREWLKQNYPESYEILSDKTKAEKYVKEVINAIKKAEIFVKGICVHYPKLMVVK